Proteins found in one Hemibagrus wyckioides isolate EC202008001 linkage group LG23, SWU_Hwy_1.0, whole genome shotgun sequence genomic segment:
- the myd88 gene encoding myeloid differentiation primary response protein MyD88 gives MASSSSSSVNYDWIPAIALNYGVRKKLALYLNPTNTVAADWTDIAEKMEFTYLEIKNYEKLENPTKKLLEDWQTGAGATVGKLLSILEQAERKDIISDLRSLIDEDCRIYEERQKELPVQVPEVDSRGQDRGITVNDGHMPEMFDAFICYCQSDFQFVHEMIRQLEQTEYNLKLCVFDRDVLPGTCVWTITSELIERRCKRMVVVISDDYLDSDACDFQTKFALSLCPGARTKRLIPVVYKPMKRPFPSILRFLTVCDYTRPCTQSWFWVRLAKALSQS, from the exons ATGGCGTCGAGTTCATCTTCATCTGTCAATTACGACTGGATTCCGGCCATCGCTCTGAACTACGGCGTGAGAAAAAAACTGGCTCTGTATCTAAACCCCACCAACACTGTGGCAGCAGACTGGACAGACATCGCCGAGAAAATGGAGTTCACCTACCTGGAGATCAAAAACTACGAGAAGCTGGAAAACCCCACCAAGAAGCTGCTGGAGGACTGGCAGACTGGAGCAGGGGCCACGGTGGGGAAACTACTGTCCATCCTGGAGCAGGCAGAGAGGAAAGACATCATCTCGGACCTGCGGTCACTAATAG ATGAAGACTGCAGGATTTatgaagaaagacagaaggagcTTCCTGTTCAGGTGCCCGAGGTGGACAGCAGGGGCCAGGATCGAGGCATCACTGTAAATGACG GACACATGCCGGAGATGTTCGACGCTTTCATTTGCTACTGCCAGAGCGACTTCCAGTTCGTCCATGAGATGATCAGACAGCTGGAGCAGACCGAATACAacctgaagctgtgtgtgtttgaccggGACGTTCTGCCTGGGACGTGCGTGTGGACCATCACCAGCGAGCTCATTGAGAGAAG gtGTAAGAGGATGGTGGTCGTCATTTCTGATGACTACCTGGACAGCGATGCCTGTGACTTCCAGACTAAATTCGCTCTCAGCCTTTGTCCAG GCGCTCGGACCAAGCGGCTGATCCCTGTGGTCTACAAGCCCATGAAGAGGCCTTTTCCCAGCATTCTGCGCTTCCTGACCGTGTGTGACTACACCAGACCCTGCACACAGTCCTGGTTCTGGGTTCGACTGGCCAAAGCTCTGTCCCAGTCCTGA